A region of Rhizobium grahamii DNA encodes the following proteins:
- a CDS encoding NADP-dependent isocitrate dehydrogenase, with the protein MKKIKVANPVADLDGDEMTRIIWQLIKDKLIHPYLDLDIDYFDLSVENRDATNDQVTIDAANAIKKHGVGIKCATITPDEDRVKEFNLKQMWKSPNGTIRNILGGVIFREPIICQNVPRLVPGWTKPIVVGRHAFGDQYRATDFKFPGKGKLTIKFVGEDGQVIEKEVFDAPGAGVAMAMYNLDESIREFARASMMYGLMRKWPVYLSTKNTILKAYDGRFKDIFEEVYQTEFKAKFDEIGITYEHRLIDDMVASALKWSGGYVWACKNYDGDVQSDTVAQGFGSLGLMTSVLLTPDGKTVEAEAAHGTVTRHYRQHQKGQETSTNSIASIFAWTRGLAHRAKLDDNAELAKFAATLEKVCVDTVEAGFMTKDLALLIGPDQPWLSTTAFLDKIDENLQKAMA; encoded by the coding sequence ATGAAGAAGATCAAGGTCGCCAATCCCGTCGCCGATCTCGACGGCGATGAAATGACTCGCATCATTTGGCAGCTCATCAAGGATAAGCTGATCCATCCGTATCTCGACCTCGACATCGACTATTTCGACCTTTCCGTCGAAAACCGCGACGCCACCAACGACCAGGTGACGATCGACGCCGCCAACGCCATCAAGAAGCACGGCGTCGGCATCAAGTGCGCGACGATCACGCCTGATGAAGACCGCGTCAAGGAATTCAACCTCAAGCAGATGTGGAAGAGCCCGAACGGCACGATCCGCAACATCCTCGGCGGCGTTATCTTCCGCGAGCCGATCATCTGCCAAAACGTTCCGCGCCTCGTTCCCGGCTGGACCAAGCCGATCGTTGTCGGCCGTCACGCCTTCGGCGACCAGTACCGCGCCACCGATTTCAAATTTCCGGGCAAGGGCAAGCTGACCATAAAGTTCGTCGGTGAAGACGGCCAGGTCATCGAAAAGGAAGTCTTCGACGCTCCGGGCGCCGGCGTGGCCATGGCCATGTACAACCTCGACGAGTCGATCCGCGAATTCGCCCGCGCCTCGATGATGTACGGCCTGATGCGCAAGTGGCCGGTCTACCTGTCGACCAAGAACACCATCCTGAAGGCCTATGACGGCCGCTTCAAGGACATCTTCGAAGAAGTCTACCAGACCGAATTCAAGGCCAAGTTCGACGAGATCGGCATCACCTACGAACACCGCCTGATCGACGACATGGTTGCTTCCGCTCTGAAGTGGTCCGGCGGCTACGTCTGGGCGTGCAAGAACTACGACGGCGACGTCCAGTCCGACACGGTTGCCCAGGGCTTCGGCTCGCTCGGCCTGATGACCTCCGTTCTCCTGACGCCCGATGGCAAGACCGTCGAAGCTGAAGCTGCGCACGGCACGGTTACGCGCCACTACCGCCAGCACCAGAAGGGCCAGGAAACCTCGACGAACTCGATCGCCTCGATCTTCGCCTGGACCCGCGGCCTCGCGCATCGCGCCAAGCTGGACGACAACGCCGAACTCGCGAAGTTTGCGGCAACGCTCGAAAAGGTCTGCGTCGACACCGTCGAAGCCGGCTTCATGACCAAGGACCTGGCGCTGCTCATCGGTCCCGATCAGCCTTGGCTCTCGACCACCGCCTTCCTCGACAAGATCGACGAGAACCTGCAGAAGGCGATGGCATAA
- a CDS encoding RNA methyltransferase produces MAGTNSERQLLMEGPVIILVEPQMGENIGMVARAMANFGLAELRLVNPRDGWPNEKAQAAASKADHVIEGTKVFETLEEAIADLNFVYATTARERDGFKPVRSPVVAAETLRAKFRAGEGTGILFGRERWGLSNEEVALADEIVTFPVNPAFASLNIAQAVLLMSYEWMKSGMEDLGSVPFQAMEQTQSTKEQLHGLYDQLEEALDARNYFHPPAKKPKMIDNLRAVLSRRAFTEQEISVMRGVISSLDRFSRKYPRGSRSPVDIKEHQEDDSSAE; encoded by the coding sequence ATGGCAGGCACGAACAGCGAGCGGCAACTTCTCATGGAAGGCCCGGTCATCATTCTCGTCGAACCCCAGATGGGGGAGAATATCGGCATGGTCGCGCGCGCCATGGCGAATTTCGGCCTGGCGGAATTGCGGCTGGTCAACCCGCGCGACGGCTGGCCGAACGAGAAGGCGCAGGCGGCCGCCTCGAAGGCGGATCATGTCATCGAAGGGACGAAAGTCTTCGAAACGCTGGAGGAGGCGATCGCCGACCTGAATTTCGTCTACGCAACGACAGCGCGCGAACGCGACGGCTTCAAGCCGGTGCGCTCGCCTGTGGTGGCGGCGGAGACGCTTCGGGCGAAATTTCGCGCGGGCGAGGGTACCGGTATCCTGTTTGGCCGCGAGCGTTGGGGTCTCTCCAACGAAGAGGTTGCGCTGGCCGACGAGATCGTGACCTTCCCCGTCAACCCGGCCTTCGCCTCGCTGAATATCGCACAGGCGGTACTCCTGATGTCCTATGAATGGATGAAGTCGGGCATGGAGGATCTCGGCAGCGTTCCGTTCCAGGCGATGGAGCAGACGCAATCGACGAAGGAACAGCTGCACGGCCTCTACGATCAGTTGGAGGAAGCGCTCGATGCGCGCAATTATTTCCATCCGCCCGCGAAAAAGCCGAAAATGATCGACAACCTGCGGGCAGTCCTTTCCCGTCGCGCTTTCACGGAACAGGAAATCAGCGTGATGCGCGGCGTGATCTCCTCCCTGGACCGCTTCTCGCGGAAATATCCGCGTGGAAGCCGGTCGCCTGTCGACATCAAGGAACATCAGGAAGATGACAGCAGCGCCGAATGA
- a CDS encoding GNAT family N-acetyltransferase, with amino-acid sequence MTATIRPLQPSERAAWEPLWLAYQRFYEVVIPDETTDLTWSRFHDPAEDMHALGAFDPEGKLVGIVHAIFHRSTWLPKWTCYLQDLYVEGDQRGLGTGAALIDAVADLARENGAGRLYWMTHETNATARKLYDRIATRSGFIQYRKAL; translated from the coding sequence ATGACCGCGACTATCAGACCACTTCAGCCTTCCGAGCGCGCGGCCTGGGAACCGCTGTGGCTCGCCTACCAGCGCTTTTATGAAGTCGTCATTCCCGACGAAACGACCGACCTGACATGGAGCCGGTTCCACGACCCTGCCGAGGACATGCATGCGCTCGGCGCATTCGATCCCGAGGGAAAACTTGTCGGCATCGTCCATGCCATCTTCCATCGCTCGACCTGGTTGCCGAAATGGACGTGCTATCTTCAGGACCTCTACGTGGAAGGCGATCAGCGCGGCCTCGGCACCGGTGCTGCCCTGATCGATGCGGTCGCCGACCTTGCGCGGGAAAATGGCGCCGGGCGGCTCTACTGGATGACGCATGAAACCAACGCGACCGCCCGAAAATTATATGACCGGATCGCCACGCGCTCCGGCTTCATCCAGTATCGCAAGGCGCTTTGA
- a CDS encoding AraC family transcriptional regulator — protein MNGATAWTLYEARLRRVSAHIHTHLDEELDMDKLAEIACMSSYHWHRVYRAIHGETLAATVKRLRLHRAAGDIVGTHLSVGDIAKRSGYPNLQSFNRIFKSVYGMPPAQYRKKGSHTAFEPSPNGKITAMFDVTLRKIEPIQLIGVPHFGSYMQIGQAFETLFGTLHVRGLAKPTMRMIGVYFDDPDIVPADKLRSIACVSTDGEVAVAPPLQAQMLDGGEYAVLRHKGPYADMHKAYLWLYAEWLPASGRQLRDSLMFEEYLNNPRDVPPTELLTEIYMPLG, from the coding sequence ATGAATGGCGCAACGGCATGGACGCTCTATGAAGCCCGGCTTCGCCGGGTATCGGCCCATATCCACACTCATCTCGACGAAGAGCTGGATATGGACAAGCTTGCGGAGATCGCCTGCATGTCGAGCTATCACTGGCATAGGGTCTACCGTGCCATTCATGGCGAGACGCTTGCCGCGACCGTAAAGCGGTTGCGGCTGCATCGTGCCGCAGGCGATATTGTGGGCACGCATCTTTCAGTTGGGGACATTGCAAAGCGATCAGGCTATCCCAACCTCCAGTCATTCAACCGTATTTTCAAGTCGGTCTACGGCATGCCGCCGGCGCAATACCGGAAGAAGGGTAGTCACACAGCGTTTGAACCTTCACCTAACGGAAAGATCACAGCGATGTTTGATGTTACCTTACGCAAGATTGAGCCAATTCAATTGATTGGCGTACCGCACTTCGGCTCCTACATGCAGATCGGCCAGGCCTTCGAGACACTGTTCGGCACCCTGCATGTCCGCGGATTGGCGAAGCCAACGATGCGGATGATCGGTGTGTACTTCGACGATCCCGATATCGTGCCGGCCGACAAGCTGCGCTCCATCGCGTGCGTGAGCACTGATGGGGAGGTTGCTGTCGCGCCGCCACTGCAGGCCCAGATGCTTGATGGCGGCGAGTATGCCGTCCTGCGGCACAAGGGGCCGTATGCCGATATGCACAAGGCCTACCTGTGGCTCTACGCGGAGTGGCTGCCCGCCTCCGGCCGGCAGCTACGCGACAGTCTGATGTTCGAGGAATACCTCAACAACCCTCGCGATGTACCGCCGACGGAGCTTCTGACCGAGATCTACATGCCGCTTGGCTAG
- the murI gene encoding glutamate racemase has protein sequence MTAAPNELKPVLVFDSGIGGLTVLREARVLMPERGFIYIADDAGFPYGGWEEQALKERVIGLFAKLLAEHDPEVCIIACNTAFTLVGADLRAAFPQMTFVGTVPAIKPAAERTRSGLVSVLATPGTVKRAYTRDLIQSFAQQCHVRLVGSENLARMAEAYIRGDTVSDEAVLSEIDQCFVEKDGSKTDIVVLACTHYPFMANVFRRLAPWPVDWLDPAEAIARRARSLVPQVADAVHPDNFDFAVFTSGNPDFATRRLMQGFGLKA, from the coding sequence ATGACAGCAGCGCCGAATGAGCTGAAACCGGTTCTGGTTTTCGATTCCGGTATCGGGGGGCTGACAGTGCTGCGCGAAGCGCGGGTGCTGATGCCGGAGCGCGGTTTCATCTATATTGCCGACGATGCTGGCTTTCCCTATGGCGGCTGGGAAGAGCAGGCGTTGAAGGAGCGGGTCATCGGCCTTTTCGCCAAGCTGCTTGCCGAGCACGATCCCGAGGTCTGCATCATCGCCTGCAATACGGCGTTCACGCTTGTCGGTGCCGATCTGCGGGCGGCGTTTCCACAGATGACGTTCGTCGGGACGGTGCCGGCGATCAAGCCGGCGGCCGAGCGGACACGCTCCGGGCTCGTCTCGGTGCTGGCGACCCCCGGCACGGTCAAGCGCGCCTATACGCGCGACCTGATCCAATCCTTCGCACAGCAGTGTCATGTGCGCCTTGTGGGCTCCGAAAATCTGGCGCGGATGGCGGAGGCGTATATTCGCGGCGACACGGTCTCGGATGAGGCCGTGCTTTCGGAGATCGATCAGTGCTTCGTGGAGAAGGACGGTTCCAAGACCGATATCGTCGTTCTCGCCTGCACGCACTATCCCTTTATGGCGAACGTCTTCCGGCGGCTCGCTCCGTGGCCGGTCGACTGGCTTGATCCGGCGGAGGCAATCGCGCGACGTGCCCGCAGTCTCGTGCCGCAGGTCGCGGATGCCGTGCATCCGGATAATTTCGACTTCGCGGTCTTCACGTCTGGTAATCCCGATTTTGCCACGCGGCGGCTGATGCAGGGATTTGGTCTCAAGGCCTGA
- the alaS gene encoding alanine--tRNA ligase, with protein sequence MSGVNDIRSTFLDYFKKNGHEIVPSSPLVPRNDPTLMFTNAGMVQFKNVFTGLEQRPYKTASTAQKCVRAGGKHNDLDNVGYTARHHTFFEMLGNFSFGDYFKEQAIEHAWTLITKEFGLDAKRLLVTVYHTDDEAFNLWKKIAGLSDDKIIRIATSDNFWAMGDTGPCGPCSEIFYDHGDHIWGGPPGSPEEDGDRFIEIWNLVFMQYEQLTKEERVDLPRPSIDTGMGLERVAAVLQGKHDNYDIDLFRALIEASEEATGVKAEGEQRASHRVIADHLRSSAFLIADGVLPSAEGRGYVLRRIMRRAMRHAELLGAREPLMWKLLPALIQQMGRAYPELVRAEALITETLKLEETKFRTTLKRGLSLLSDATTTLGKGDMLDGETAFKLYDTYGFPLDLTQDALRAREISVDLAGFTDAMERQKAEARSHWAGSGDKATETIWFELRDKHGATEFLGYDTETAEGVVHAIVKDGVAVDAAAKGDKVQIVVNQTPFYGESGGQMGDAGIISSDTAKIEISDTQKRGEGLFVHTGTVVEGSVKAGDAVAMTVDHARRSRIRANHSATHLLHEALREVLGTHVAQKGSLVAPERLRFDVSHPKPMTAEELKRVEDMANEIILQNSPVTTRLMSVDDAIAEGAMALFGEKYGEEVRVVSMGRGLHGAKAGKAYSVELCGGTHVSATGDIGLVRILGDSAVSSGVRRLEAVTGEPARAYLAEQDERVKALAGALKVQPGDVLSRVEALMDERRKLEKELADAKRKLAMGGGQGRSDDAVREVGGVKFLGKAISGVDPKDLKGLADDGKASLGSGVVALIGVSDDGKASAVVAVTPDLTGRFSAVDLVRVASAALGGKGGGGRPDMAQAGGPDGAKADEAIEAVALALAS encoded by the coding sequence ATGAGCGGTGTGAATGATATCCGGTCGACCTTCCTCGACTACTTCAAGAAGAACGGCCACGAAATCGTTCCGTCGAGCCCCTTGGTGCCTCGCAACGATCCGACGTTGATGTTCACCAACGCCGGCATGGTGCAGTTCAAGAATGTCTTCACCGGTCTCGAGCAGCGTCCTTACAAGACAGCATCGACCGCCCAGAAGTGCGTGCGCGCCGGCGGCAAGCACAACGACCTCGATAATGTCGGCTATACGGCGCGGCATCACACCTTCTTCGAAATGCTCGGCAATTTCTCTTTCGGCGATTACTTCAAGGAACAGGCGATCGAGCATGCCTGGACGCTGATCACCAAGGAATTTGGCCTCGATGCCAAGCGCCTGCTGGTCACCGTCTATCACACCGACGACGAAGCCTTTAATCTCTGGAAGAAGATCGCCGGTCTGTCCGACGATAAGATCATCCGTATCGCGACCAGCGACAATTTCTGGGCGATGGGCGATACCGGTCCCTGCGGTCCCTGTTCCGAGATCTTCTACGACCACGGCGACCATATCTGGGGCGGCCCTCCCGGCTCTCCGGAAGAGGACGGCGACCGTTTCATCGAGATCTGGAATCTCGTCTTCATGCAGTACGAGCAGCTCACCAAGGAAGAGCGCGTCGACCTGCCGCGTCCGTCGATCGACACCGGGATGGGTCTCGAGCGCGTGGCGGCTGTCCTGCAGGGCAAGCACGACAACTACGACATCGATCTTTTCCGCGCCCTGATCGAGGCCTCGGAAGAGGCGACCGGCGTCAAGGCCGAGGGCGAGCAGCGCGCCAGCCACCGCGTCATCGCCGACCATTTGCGCTCGTCTGCCTTCCTGATCGCCGACGGCGTGTTGCCGTCGGCCGAAGGTCGCGGTTACGTTCTGCGTCGCATCATGCGCCGCGCCATGCGTCATGCCGAACTGCTCGGCGCCCGCGAGCCGCTGATGTGGAAACTCCTGCCGGCGCTGATCCAGCAGATGGGCCGCGCCTATCCGGAACTGGTGCGCGCCGAAGCGCTGATCACCGAGACGCTGAAGCTTGAGGAAACCAAGTTCCGCACGACGCTGAAGCGCGGCCTGTCGCTGCTGTCAGACGCGACGACGACCCTCGGCAAGGGCGACATGCTCGATGGCGAAACGGCCTTCAAGCTCTACGACACCTACGGCTTCCCGCTCGACCTGACGCAGGATGCGTTGCGCGCTCGCGAAATCAGCGTCGATCTCGCCGGCTTCACCGATGCCATGGAGCGCCAGAAGGCCGAAGCCCGTTCGCATTGGGCCGGCTCCGGCGATAAGGCGACCGAAACCATCTGGTTCGAGCTGCGCGACAAGCACGGGGCAACCGAATTCCTCGGCTATGACACCGAGACTGCCGAAGGCGTTGTACACGCGATCGTCAAGGACGGTGTTGCCGTCGACGCGGCCGCCAAGGGCGACAAGGTGCAGATCGTCGTCAACCAGACGCCGTTCTACGGAGAATCCGGCGGCCAGATGGGTGATGCCGGCATCATCTCCTCCGACACCGCGAAGATCGAGATTTCCGACACGCAGAAGCGCGGCGAGGGGCTTTTCGTCCACACCGGCACCGTGGTCGAGGGCAGCGTCAAGGCTGGCGATGCGGTTGCGATGACCGTCGATCACGCCCGCCGTTCGCGCATCCGCGCCAACCACTCGGCGACCCACCTGCTGCATGAAGCGCTGCGCGAAGTTCTCGGCACGCACGTCGCGCAGAAGGGCTCGCTGGTTGCGCCGGAACGCCTGCGTTTCGACGTCTCGCATCCGAAGCCGATGACGGCGGAAGAGCTGAAGCGCGTCGAGGACATGGCCAACGAGATCATCTTGCAGAATTCGCCTGTCACGACGCGCCTGATGAGCGTCGACGACGCGATCGCGGAAGGTGCGATGGCGCTCTTCGGCGAGAAGTACGGCGAGGAAGTGCGCGTGGTCTCGATGGGCCGCGGGCTGCATGGCGCCAAGGCGGGCAAGGCCTACTCGGTCGAGCTCTGCGGCGGTACGCATGTGTCGGCGACCGGTGACATTGGCCTGGTGCGCATTCTCGGCGACAGCGCGGTAAGCTCCGGTGTGCGCCGCCTCGAGGCGGTGACCGGCGAGCCGGCGCGTGCCTATCTTGCCGAGCAGGACGAACGCGTGAAGGCGCTTGCCGGGGCGCTCAAGGTTCAGCCGGGCGACGTGCTGTCGCGCGTCGAGGCGCTGATGGACGAGCGCCGCAAGCTCGAAAAGGAATTGGCGGACGCCAAGCGCAAGCTTGCCATGGGCGGCGGGCAGGGCCGCTCCGATGATGCTGTGCGTGAAGTCGGCGGCGTGAAATTCCTTGGCAAGGCGATCTCGGGCGTGGATCCGAAGGATCTCAAGGGTCTCGCCGACGACGGCAAGGCAAGCCTCGGCTCCGGCGTCGTTGCTCTGATCGGCGTATCCGACGATGGCAAGGCAAGCGCCGTTGTTGCCGTCACGCCTGACCTGACTGGCCGTTTCAGCGCTGTCGATCTCGTCCGCGTCGCATCGGCGGCATTGGGCGGAAAGGGCGGCGGCGGCCGTCCCGACATGGCGCAAGCCGGTGGTCCCGACGGTGCGAAGGCCGATGAGGCGATCGAAGCCGTGGCGCTCGCGCTCGCAAGCTGA
- a CDS encoding glutathione S-transferase family protein, whose translation MAEELTLYTNPMSRGRIARWMLEETGVPYTTEIVGFDGAMKSPEYLAVNPMGKVPAIRHGKTIVTECAAICAYLADTFPEVELAPKPEERGNYYRWMFFAAGPLEAAATNKALGFETPADKSRMAGYGSFSDVMNTLEKAVGASPYIAGNRFTAADVYVGSHIGWGMGFGTIEKRQAFVDYFGRLMERPSYKRASEIDDVSMKAAE comes from the coding sequence ATGGCAGAGGAACTGACGCTCTACACAAACCCGATGTCGCGCGGCCGCATCGCCCGCTGGATGCTGGAAGAGACCGGCGTACCGTATACGACGGAGATCGTCGGCTTCGACGGCGCGATGAAGTCACCCGAGTATCTCGCCGTAAACCCCATGGGCAAGGTGCCCGCGATCCGTCACGGCAAGACCATCGTGACCGAATGCGCGGCGATATGCGCCTACCTCGCCGACACCTTTCCGGAAGTGGAGCTCGCCCCGAAGCCGGAGGAACGTGGCAACTACTATCGCTGGATGTTCTTTGCAGCCGGGCCGCTCGAAGCCGCAGCGACCAACAAGGCGCTGGGCTTCGAAACACCGGCCGACAAGAGCCGCATGGCGGGTTATGGCAGCTTCTCGGATGTCATGAACACATTGGAGAAGGCCGTCGGTGCCTCGCCCTATATCGCCGGCAACCGCTTCACTGCGGCTGACGTCTATGTCGGCTCGCATATCGGCTGGGGCATGGGCTTCGGCACGATCGAGAAGCGTCAGGCTTTCGTCGATTATTTCGGCCGCCTGATGGAACGTCCCAGCTACAAGCGGGCGTCGGAAATAGACGACGTTTCCATGAAGGCGGCCGAATAG
- the recA gene encoding recombinase RecA — MSQNSLRLVEDKSVDKSKALEAALSQIERSFGKGSIMKLGSNESVVEIETVSTGSLGLDIALGIGGLPKGRIIEVYGPESSGKTTLALQTIAEAQKKGGICAFVDAEHALDPVYARKLGVDLHNLLISQPDTGEQALEITDTLVRSGAVDVLVVDSVAALTPRAEIEGEMGDSLPGLQARLMSQALRKLTASISKSKTMVIFINQIRMKIGVMFGSPETTTGGNALKFYASVRLDIRRIGQVKEREEVIGNQTRVKVVKNKMAPPFKQVEFDIMYGEGVSKTGELIDLGVKAGIVEKSGAWFSYSSQRLGQGRENAKIFLRDNPEVMREIETSIRQNAGLIADQLQNGGPDANDGDDDS, encoded by the coding sequence ATGTCACAGAATTCATTGCGGCTCGTAGAGGACAAATCGGTGGACAAAAGCAAGGCACTTGAAGCGGCACTCTCACAGATCGAGCGGTCGTTCGGCAAGGGCTCTATCATGAAGCTGGGCTCGAACGAGAGCGTGGTCGAGATCGAGACGGTATCGACCGGCTCTCTCGGCCTCGATATCGCGCTCGGCATTGGCGGCCTGCCGAAGGGCCGCATCATCGAAGTTTACGGGCCTGAGAGCTCGGGTAAGACGACGCTGGCGCTGCAGACCATTGCGGAAGCGCAGAAGAAGGGCGGCATCTGCGCCTTCGTCGACGCCGAGCACGCGCTCGATCCGGTCTACGCACGCAAGCTCGGGGTCGATCTGCACAATCTGCTGATCTCCCAGCCCGATACAGGCGAGCAGGCGCTCGAGATCACCGATACGCTGGTCCGCTCCGGCGCGGTCGACGTACTGGTGGTGGATTCGGTTGCGGCTCTGACGCCGCGTGCCGAAATCGAAGGCGAAATGGGCGACAGCCTGCCGGGCCTCCAGGCTCGACTGATGAGCCAGGCGCTGCGCAAGCTGACTGCATCGATCTCGAAGTCGAAGACCATGGTGATCTTCATCAACCAGATCCGCATGAAGATCGGCGTCATGTTCGGTTCGCCGGAAACGACGACCGGCGGCAACGCGCTGAAGTTCTACGCTTCCGTGCGCCTCGACATCCGCCGTATCGGCCAGGTCAAGGAGCGCGAAGAGGTGATCGGCAACCAGACGCGCGTCAAGGTCGTCAAGAACAAGATGGCGCCTCCCTTCAAGCAGGTCGAATTCGACATCATGTATGGCGAAGGTGTCTCCAAGACGGGCGAGTTGATTGATCTGGGCGTCAAGGCCGGCATCGTGGAAAAGTCGGGTGCTTGGTTCTCCTACAGCAGCCAGCGCCTTGGCCAGGGCCGCGAGAACGCCAAGATCTTCCTGCGTGATAATCCCGAGGTGATGCGCGAGATCGAGACGTCGATCCGCCAAAATGCGGGCCTGATCGCCGATCAACTCCAGAATGGCGGTCCCGACGCCAACGATGGCGATGATGACTCGTAA
- a CDS encoding MFS transporter: protein MSFQKLVMAIFFLQPIAFGSWLPRIPEIQARLELGPADLALALLGMPVGILSTLPFAGRLVARIGGKTTVIAGFFVFSVIVCLPAFSRTPLELFIALALLGVAMSTLELGLNVEADRAEKDTGSVIMNRCHGFWSLGIMAGSLLGSGMVAIAAPAEWAIMAAAFVVLPFAVVASIRLPADREAGAAPPHMPFKLPSSALLGICAFVFGITMTEGAIADWSAVYLKDVFQTDGIMTGIGYTIFAMMVATGRFSGDHLKQRFGAIRLARGCGAAALAGMLIVVFAWHSTVTLAGFALLGVGVSVGFPLAVTAAASLRDRPAAANVAILSFMALTGFLIGPPLIGFIAEVSGLRVGLAVLLVPLVISLGFTRMLKASV from the coding sequence ATGTCCTTCCAAAAACTCGTCATGGCTATTTTCTTCCTGCAGCCGATCGCGTTCGGCAGCTGGTTGCCCCGCATTCCCGAGATCCAGGCTCGCCTTGAGCTGGGGCCGGCCGATCTTGCGCTGGCGCTTCTTGGTATGCCGGTTGGGATTCTTTCTACACTGCCTTTCGCTGGACGTTTGGTTGCCCGGATCGGCGGAAAGACCACTGTTATCGCAGGATTTTTCGTTTTCTCGGTGATCGTCTGCCTTCCGGCCTTTTCGCGCACGCCGCTCGAACTGTTTATCGCGCTGGCCCTGCTGGGCGTTGCCATGTCCACGCTGGAACTCGGCCTGAATGTTGAGGCTGATCGCGCTGAAAAGGATACCGGCTCTGTCATCATGAACCGCTGCCATGGCTTCTGGAGCTTGGGCATCATGGCGGGCAGTCTGCTTGGTTCGGGCATGGTGGCGATTGCGGCGCCTGCCGAATGGGCGATCATGGCGGCAGCCTTTGTCGTTCTGCCGTTTGCGGTTGTTGCCAGTATCCGCCTTCCGGCCGATCGCGAGGCTGGTGCCGCCCCTCCGCATATGCCGTTCAAACTGCCGAGCAGCGCGCTCCTCGGCATCTGTGCCTTCGTCTTCGGGATTACCATGACGGAGGGCGCCATCGCCGACTGGTCGGCTGTTTATCTCAAGGATGTCTTCCAGACCGACGGTATCATGACCGGTATTGGCTACACGATCTTCGCCATGATGGTGGCGACCGGACGGTTCAGCGGAGATCATCTGAAACAGCGTTTTGGAGCGATCCGTCTTGCGCGTGGTTGCGGGGCGGCGGCTCTGGCCGGCATGCTGATCGTCGTCTTTGCCTGGCATAGCACTGTGACGTTGGCTGGCTTTGCCTTGCTCGGGGTCGGGGTTTCGGTCGGCTTTCCGCTGGCGGTCACCGCGGCGGCAAGTCTCCGGGATCGGCCGGCGGCTGCCAATGTCGCGATCCTGTCGTTCATGGCCCTGACAGGATTCCTGATCGGACCGCCTTTGATCGGCTTCATCGCGGAGGTCTCAGGCCTGCGTGTCGGCTTGGCCGTTCTGCTGGTGCCACTCGTGATCAGTCTGGGTTTCACGCGGATGCTGAAGGCCAGTGTCTGA
- a CDS encoding carbohydrate kinase family protein: MRKKILVLGGAHIDRRGRISGQTAEGASNPGTWFEEPGGGGFNAARNLARLGFDVTLISPRGGDPTGEMVSEAADFAGVIDRPFVFLDRKTPSYTAIIERDGNLVIALADMDLYQMFVPRRLSIRSIRDAFAETDFILFDANLPAETLHAIVARAGALGKRTGAIAISPAKAIKLQACLNGLDYLFLNEAEAAALTGERPNDPAHWASLLRDIGLKGGVVTRGQRELIAFEGTRVVALQPATVDNVADVTGAGDSMAAGVIAALLNDMPISDAVRQGAAAAALTVQSPHAVNENLSVDLLKETLALVPQARILH; this comes from the coding sequence ATGCGGAAGAAGATTCTCGTTCTCGGCGGCGCTCATATCGACCGGCGCGGCCGCATCTCCGGACAGACGGCGGAAGGCGCGAGCAACCCCGGGACGTGGTTCGAGGAGCCGGGCGGCGGCGGCTTCAATGCAGCCCGCAATCTGGCCAGGCTCGGCTTTGACGTGACATTGATATCGCCTCGCGGCGGCGACCCGACCGGAGAGATGGTCAGCGAGGCCGCGGATTTCGCCGGCGTCATCGATCGCCCTTTCGTCTTTCTCGACCGCAAGACGCCGAGTTACACGGCAATCATCGAACGGGACGGCAATCTGGTCATCGCGCTGGCCGACATGGACCTTTACCAGATGTTCGTGCCAAGACGCCTGTCGATCCGCTCCATCCGCGATGCTTTTGCCGAAACCGACTTCATCCTCTTCGATGCCAACCTGCCTGCGGAAACGCTGCATGCGATCGTCGCGCGCGCTGGCGCGCTCGGCAAGCGCACTGGCGCCATCGCGATCTCGCCCGCCAAGGCAATCAAGCTGCAAGCCTGCCTCAATGGTCTCGACTACCTGTTCCTTAACGAAGCGGAAGCCGCGGCGCTGACGGGAGAGCGGCCGAACGACCCTGCTCACTGGGCGTCACTCCTCAGGGACATCGGTTTGAAGGGCGGGGTTGTGACCCGGGGCCAGCGGGAGCTCATCGCTTTTGAAGGAACGCGCGTCGTGGCGCTTCAGCCGGCAACGGTCGACAATGTCGCTGATGTCACCGGCGCCGGCGACTCCATGGCTGCGGGCGTGATCGCGGCGCTTCTCAACGACATGCCGATCTCGGATGCGGTTCGCCAGGGTGCCGCCGCAGCCGCCCTCACCGTCCAGTCGCCGCATGCGGTCAACGAAAACCTCTCCGTCGATCTGCTGAAGGAAACGCTTGCACTTGTCCCGCAGGCGAGAATTCTGCATTGA